From a single Spongiibacter taiwanensis genomic region:
- a CDS encoding class I SAM-dependent methyltransferase, with translation MAEGLGPTRDSVAASAVETALLADIHRWPQRIANQVDGLRLFHGRGQCFAGLEWLTVDYFAPVLWVVCYRPPPEAFWRVFAAQLSRVMGPQCEAIIVQNRYEKPVVSYCLKGEIPEEGFAFESGARFALQFSGRQNIGYFMDMAPQRAWLCERVKGRRVLNLFAYTCAFSVAAARAGAAEVINVDMSKAALRQGQKNHALNNLDHGDCQLRFASWDIFKSWGRLSRLGPFDVVVCDPPSQQKGSFDARRQYPKLLGRLASMVSPGADLMLCLNAPYLSGQFLIDAMAEQFPVAHYMGPVAGRADFPERDPERGLKVLHFRCPD, from the coding sequence ATGGCTGAGGGGCTTGGCCCAACGCGAGATTCGGTTGCCGCGAGTGCGGTGGAGACCGCGCTGCTGGCGGATATTCACCGCTGGCCCCAGCGAATTGCCAATCAGGTCGATGGTCTGCGCCTGTTTCATGGCCGCGGTCAGTGCTTTGCGGGCTTGGAGTGGCTTACGGTCGATTACTTTGCGCCGGTACTTTGGGTGGTTTGTTACCGACCGCCACCAGAGGCGTTCTGGCGGGTCTTTGCTGCGCAGCTTAGTCGCGTTATGGGCCCCCAATGTGAGGCAATTATTGTTCAGAATAGATATGAAAAGCCTGTAGTAAGCTATTGTTTAAAAGGAGAAATTCCGGAAGAGGGTTTTGCCTTCGAGAGTGGGGCGCGCTTTGCTCTGCAATTTTCCGGTCGACAAAACATTGGTTACTTTATGGACATGGCGCCCCAGCGAGCCTGGCTGTGTGAGCGCGTTAAAGGGCGCCGCGTGCTCAATCTGTTTGCCTACACCTGTGCTTTCTCCGTGGCGGCAGCCAGGGCAGGGGCGGCGGAGGTGATCAATGTCGATATGAGCAAGGCGGCATTGCGTCAGGGCCAGAAAAATCACGCCCTCAACAACCTCGACCATGGTGATTGCCAATTGCGGTTTGCCAGCTGGGATATCTTCAAATCCTGGGGTCGCTTGTCGCGCCTGGGACCCTTCGATGTGGTGGTGTGTGATCCGCCGTCCCAGCAGAAGGGCAGTTTTGATGCCCGCCGCCAATATCCCAAGCTGCTGGGTCGCTTGGCATCGATGGTATCTCCGGGGGCCGATTTGATGCTATGCCTGAATGCACCTTACCTGTCTGGGCAGTTTTTGATCGATGCCATGGCCGAGCAGTTTCCCGTCGCCCACTATATGGGGCCAGTTGCGGGGCGAGCCGATTTTCCAGAGCGGGATCCGGAGCGGGGGCTGAAGGTACTGCATTTCCGCTGCCCGGACTAG
- a CDS encoding pyridoxal phosphate-dependent aminotransferase translates to MDRYYKSKKLSNVCYDIRGPVLQRANELEEEGYRILKLNIGNPAPFGFNAPDEIIQDVIRMLPESEGYSDSKGLYSARKAVMQECQKIGIPNVEVGDIYLGNGASELITMATQALLNIGDEVLIPAPDYPLWTAVVSLSGAKPVHYLCDEDNGWQPSVEDIESKITANTRAIVIINPNNPTGAVYSREMLEQLVAIAEKYKLVIFADEIYSKILYDDAVHIPLGSISQNVLCLTFNGLSKAYRLAGFRSGWLIVSGAKDEAKDYIEGLNILSSMRLCANVPAQHAIQTALGGYQSINELILPGGRLLEQRDIAYRMLNDIPGVSCTKPEGAIYMFPRLDPAVYPVVNDEQLVLDLLNQERILLVQGRGFNWHKPDHLRIVFLPNKVDLTDALNRFANFLDGYRKVLTRRASAAS, encoded by the coding sequence ATGGACCGTTATTACAAATCGAAAAAACTGAGCAACGTGTGTTACGACATTCGCGGTCCCGTGTTGCAGCGAGCGAACGAGCTCGAAGAAGAAGGTTACCGGATTCTCAAACTCAACATCGGTAACCCGGCGCCCTTTGGCTTTAACGCGCCGGACGAAATCATTCAGGATGTCATCCGCATGCTGCCCGAGAGCGAGGGCTACAGCGACTCAAAGGGACTGTACTCCGCCCGCAAAGCGGTCATGCAGGAGTGCCAGAAAATCGGCATTCCCAACGTCGAAGTCGGCGATATTTATTTGGGCAACGGTGCCAGCGAGCTGATTACCATGGCGACCCAGGCCCTGCTCAACATTGGTGATGAGGTGCTGATTCCCGCCCCGGATTACCCGTTGTGGACGGCGGTGGTATCCCTGTCTGGCGCCAAACCCGTGCATTACCTTTGTGACGAGGACAACGGCTGGCAGCCCTCGGTGGAGGATATTGAAAGCAAAATCACCGCCAATACCCGGGCGATCGTCATCATCAACCCAAACAACCCAACTGGCGCGGTTTACAGCCGGGAAATGCTCGAACAGCTGGTCGCCATCGCGGAAAAGTACAAACTGGTGATATTTGCTGACGAGATCTACAGCAAGATTCTCTACGACGATGCTGTCCACATTCCCTTGGGCAGCATCTCGCAAAACGTCCTGTGCCTGACCTTTAACGGGCTGTCGAAAGCCTACCGCCTGGCGGGCTTTCGCAGTGGCTGGCTGATTGTCTCTGGCGCCAAGGACGAAGCCAAAGACTACATTGAAGGGTTGAATATCCTGTCGTCGATGCGGCTGTGCGCCAATGTGCCCGCCCAGCACGCCATTCAAACTGCCCTCGGTGGTTACCAGAGCATCAACGAACTGATTCTGCCCGGTGGTCGCCTGCTTGAGCAGCGCGATATCGCCTACCGGATGCTCAATGATATTCCCGGGGTAAGCTGCACCAAACCCGAGGGTGCCATCTACATGTTCCCCAGGCTCGACCCTGCGGTTTACCCCGTGGTAAACGATGAGCAGTTGGTACTAGACCTGTTGAATCAAGAGCGAATTTTGCTGGTACAGGGGCGCGGCTTTAACTGGCACAAACCCGACCACTTGCGCATTGTCTTTCTGCCCAACAAAGTCGATCTCACCGACGCCCTCAACCGCTTCGCCAACTTCCTCGACGGCTATCGCAAAGTGCTGACCCGCCGGGCCAGTGCCGCCTCCTGA
- the msrB gene encoding peptide-methionine (R)-S-oxide reductase MsrB: protein MEKIEKTDAQWRAELPEDVFQVCRKKGTERPFTGEYYQEKGEGVYRCRCCGEALFESSTKYDSGSGWPSFYAPADEQALGVNRDTSHGMVREEVVCARCDAHLGHVFGDGPAPTGLRYCINSLSLTLDRKE from the coding sequence ATGGAAAAAATAGAAAAGACGGACGCCCAGTGGCGCGCCGAATTGCCCGAGGACGTTTTCCAGGTGTGCCGCAAGAAGGGCACCGAGCGGCCTTTTACCGGCGAGTATTATCAGGAGAAAGGCGAGGGGGTTTATCGTTGCCGCTGCTGCGGCGAGGCGCTCTTTGAATCCAGCACCAAGTACGATTCGGGCTCGGGCTGGCCGAGCTTTTATGCCCCTGCCGACGAGCAAGCACTGGGGGTGAATCGGGACACCAGCCATGGCATGGTGCGCGAAGAGGTAGTCTGTGCCCGCTGTGACGCCCATCTCGGCCACGTTTTTGGCGACGGCCCCGCGCCAACCGGCCTGCGATACTGTATTAACTCGCTGTCTTTAACCCTCGACCGGAAGGAATGA
- a CDS encoding PA2817 family protein, protein MQSRIEYYRQLVTQLQQQCLAIVPNHPGHTEESNQQLLDDLQAVLADFGHGPDYIELTGQILQRIISHYPDITPVMHRDLLWFCGGQCLHYLGDEEMDRYQLLEDRYFEKAAAEPNTRYRDLRAQIFGLH, encoded by the coding sequence GTGCAATCTCGAATCGAATATTACCGCCAGTTAGTGACTCAACTGCAGCAGCAGTGCCTGGCCATTGTGCCGAATCATCCCGGCCACACTGAGGAGAGCAATCAGCAACTCCTGGACGATCTGCAGGCGGTGTTAGCCGACTTTGGCCACGGCCCGGACTATATCGAGCTGACGGGCCAAATTCTGCAGCGGATTATCAGTCACTACCCCGACATTACACCGGTAATGCACCGGGATTTGCTGTGGTTCTGTGGCGGCCAATGCCTGCATTATCTCGGTGACGAAGAAATGGATCGCTACCAGCTGCTGGAAGATCGCTATTTTGAAAAGGCCGCCGCCGAGCCAAATACCCGTTATCGCGACCTGCGCGCACAAATATTCGGCTTGCATTGA
- a CDS encoding ABC transporter ATP-binding protein yields the protein MVPALAISGLRKVYGNGFEALKGIDLQVAEGDFFALLGPNGAGKSTTIGIICSLVKKTAGEVAVFGHTIDTDLAAAKREIGVVPQEFNFSNFESVWDIVINQAGYYGLPRALAAERAEKYLRKLGLWDKRKNASRMLSGGMKRRLMIARALVHEPRLLILDEPTAGVDIELRRSMWQFLTEINREGTTIILTTHYLEEAESLCRNIAIIDDGRIVENTNMKALLKQLHRETFILDVAQPLPAEVSLPGFEARRSDEQMLEVVLEKGRSLNEVFAALGEQGIVVTSMRNKANRLEELFVSLLANN from the coding sequence ATGGTTCCAGCCCTGGCAATTTCGGGATTGCGCAAGGTCTACGGCAACGGTTTTGAAGCCCTCAAGGGAATTGACCTCCAGGTGGCCGAGGGGGATTTCTTCGCCTTGCTCGGGCCCAACGGTGCCGGCAAGTCGACCACCATCGGGATCATTTGCTCCCTGGTCAAAAAGACGGCGGGCGAGGTGGCGGTGTTCGGTCACACCATCGATACCGATCTGGCGGCGGCCAAGCGCGAAATCGGCGTGGTGCCCCAGGAGTTTAATTTCTCCAACTTTGAATCGGTTTGGGACATTGTCATCAATCAGGCCGGTTACTACGGTCTGCCACGGGCCCTGGCGGCCGAGCGGGCTGAAAAGTATCTGCGCAAGCTTGGCCTGTGGGACAAACGTAAAAATGCCTCGCGAATGCTGTCAGGGGGCATGAAGCGACGCCTGATGATTGCCCGTGCGCTGGTTCACGAGCCTCGCCTGCTGATTCTGGATGAGCCCACCGCCGGTGTGGACATCGAACTGCGCCGCTCCATGTGGCAATTCCTCACCGAAATCAATCGGGAGGGCACCACTATTATTCTTACCACCCACTATCTGGAAGAGGCCGAGAGCCTGTGCCGCAATATCGCCATTATTGATGATGGCCGAATTGTGGAGAACACCAACATGAAGGCGCTGCTGAAACAGCTGCACCGGGAAACCTTCATTCTTGATGTGGCCCAGCCACTGCCTGCCGAAGTCAGCCTCCCGGGCTTTGAGGCCCGGCGCAGCGATGAGCAAATGCTGGAAGTGGTGCTAGAGAAGGGACGTTCTCTCAACGAGGTGTTCGCGGCGTTGGGAGAGCAGGGCATAGTGGTCACCAGCATGCGCAACAAGGCCAACCGCCTTGAGGAGCTGTTTGTATCGCTTCTGGCAAATAATTAG
- a CDS encoding ABC transporter permease, translating into MTYAEQWIAFSTIVRKEVRRFLRIWMQTLLPPAITMSLYFIIFGTLIGSRIGQMGGFTYMEFVVPGLIMMSVITNAYSNVVSSFFGAKFQRFVEEILVSPMSNATILWGFVLGGVARGLGVGVIVTVLSLFFTDLDIKHPLITVAIVVMSSVLFSLAGFINAVFANNFDDVSIVPTFILTPLTYLGGVFYSIDLLPEFWADVSRLNPMLYIVNAFRYGVLGVSDVGVATAFVMVGGFTVMAYAYCMFLLSRGTRLRQ; encoded by the coding sequence ATGACATACGCCGAACAATGGATCGCCTTCAGCACTATCGTGCGCAAGGAAGTGCGCCGGTTTTTGCGAATTTGGATGCAGACATTGCTGCCCCCGGCAATCACCATGTCGCTTTATTTTATCATCTTCGGCACCCTGATCGGCTCGCGCATTGGGCAGATGGGTGGCTTTACCTACATGGAGTTTGTGGTGCCGGGGCTGATCATGATGTCTGTGATCACCAATGCCTATTCCAATGTGGTGTCCTCCTTCTTCGGCGCCAAGTTCCAGCGCTTTGTCGAGGAAATCCTCGTTTCGCCAATGAGTAATGCCACCATTCTGTGGGGCTTTGTGCTCGGTGGTGTCGCCCGGGGTTTGGGTGTCGGGGTGATTGTCACGGTGCTGTCGCTGTTTTTTACGGACCTGGATATCAAACATCCGCTGATCACCGTGGCGATTGTGGTGATGAGTTCGGTGCTGTTTTCTCTGGCGGGCTTTATCAATGCCGTCTTCGCCAACAACTTTGATGATGTGTCCATCGTGCCGACCTTTATCCTTACACCACTGACCTACCTGGGTGGGGTGTTTTATTCCATCGATCTGCTGCCGGAGTTCTGGGCCGACGTCTCCCGTCTCAATCCCATGCTGTATATCGTCAATGCCTTTCGCTATGGGGTGCTCGGGGTGTCTGATGTGGGTGTCGCCACGGCGTTTGTGATGGTCGGCGGCTTTACGGTGATGGCCTATGCCTACTGTATGTTTCTGTTGTCCAGGGGCACGCGCCTGCGCCAGTAG
- the queF gene encoding NADPH-dependent 7-cyano-7-deazaguanine reductase QueF (Catalyzes the NADPH-dependent reduction of 7-cyano-7-deazaguanine (preQ0) to 7-aminomethyl-7-deazaguanine (preQ1) in queuosine biosynthesis): MSGVKHGPLGESVNYPTEYSADLLHPIPRAPGRDALALTAPIHGSDVWTAFELSWLNASGKPMVACAEFFIPAASSHIIESKSFKLYLNSLNQHRLGHPDDLVALLKADLSARVGCAIDLRLYLPDDWHSLLPVAAPPGLCLDALEVHPQNYELGDSPLKSTGKNSVAECLYSNLLRSRCPVTGQPDWATVIIDYCGPQLSHEALLLYLISFRQHDDFHEHCVERIYRDIWRDCEPERLTVSARYLRRGGLDINPWRSSDPQACGAMARLVRQ, encoded by the coding sequence ATGAGCGGCGTCAAACACGGTCCACTGGGGGAGAGCGTCAATTATCCCACCGAATACTCGGCGGATTTGCTGCACCCCATCCCCCGGGCGCCGGGTCGCGATGCGTTGGCGCTGACGGCACCGATCCACGGCAGCGATGTCTGGACGGCCTTTGAGCTGTCCTGGCTCAATGCCAGTGGCAAGCCGATGGTGGCCTGCGCCGAGTTTTTTATTCCGGCTGCGTCGAGCCATATTATTGAATCCAAATCCTTCAAGCTGTACCTGAATTCGCTGAATCAGCATCGCCTGGGTCATCCGGACGACCTGGTCGCCCTGCTCAAGGCAGACCTGTCGGCACGAGTGGGCTGCGCGATCGATCTGCGCCTCTACCTGCCAGACGACTGGCACAGTTTACTGCCGGTAGCGGCGCCCCCCGGCCTCTGTCTGGATGCGCTGGAGGTTCACCCCCAAAACTACGAGCTTGGCGATTCACCGCTGAAATCGACCGGTAAAAACAGTGTTGCGGAGTGTCTTTACAGCAACCTGTTGCGTTCGCGCTGTCCGGTGACTGGGCAGCCCGATTGGGCGACGGTGATCATTGATTACTGCGGCCCGCAACTCTCCCATGAGGCGCTACTGCTTTACCTCATCTCCTTTCGCCAGCACGATGATTTTCATGAGCATTGTGTAGAACGAATTTATCGGGATATCTGGCGCGATTGTGAGCCAGAACGGCTGACTGTCTCTGCTCGTTATTTGCGCCGTGGCGGGCTGGATATCAATCCCTGGCGAAGCTCTGACCCACAGGCTTGCGGGGCGATGGCTCGGCTGGTGCGGCAATAG
- a CDS encoding dUTP diphosphatase — MLQLQDKMNCKVHPEWVSQGFAWYRAAWIECAELMDHQGYKWWKKQQADVRQVQLEVIDIWHFGMSALFQPDSDVEALADGILAELEGWQPGARDVLTATEALAEHCLTHRAFSVALFWDLLVAAGLDFDQLYKQYIGKNVLNFFRQDNGYKAGTYQKTWAGREDNEHLSDILDTLDAGSDDFAGQVYQTLQSRYPG, encoded by the coding sequence ATGCTGCAATTGCAGGACAAGATGAACTGCAAAGTGCATCCCGAGTGGGTAAGCCAGGGCTTTGCGTGGTACCGGGCGGCTTGGATCGAATGTGCGGAATTGATGGACCACCAGGGCTATAAGTGGTGGAAGAAACAGCAGGCCGATGTGCGCCAGGTTCAGTTAGAGGTTATCGATATCTGGCACTTTGGCATGAGTGCGCTGTTCCAACCCGATTCCGATGTTGAGGCCCTTGCCGATGGCATTTTGGCAGAGCTTGAGGGCTGGCAACCGGGTGCACGCGATGTGCTCACGGCCACGGAGGCGCTGGCCGAGCACTGTCTTACTCATCGGGCCTTTTCCGTCGCGTTGTTTTGGGACCTTCTGGTAGCGGCGGGTCTGGACTTTGATCAGCTCTACAAGCAATACATCGGTAAAAACGTGCTCAATTTCTTCCGTCAGGATAATGGCTACAAGGCCGGGACTTACCAAAAAACCTGGGCCGGCCGCGAGGATAACGAGCACCTTTCCGACATTCTTGACACCCTTGATGCGGGCAGCGACGACTTTGCCGGCCAGGTGTATCAGACGCTGCAATCTCGCTATCCCGGATAA
- a CDS encoding 4a-hydroxytetrahydrobiopterin dehydratase, protein MTVKLTELETQEALQALPHWELRDGKLCRDIEFENFISAFSFMARVAMRAEKIDHHPEWSNVYNKVSIALTTHDAGGLSARDLALADAIDKEL, encoded by the coding sequence ATGACAGTAAAACTGACTGAACTGGAAACCCAGGAAGCCCTTCAGGCTTTACCCCACTGGGAACTGCGCGACGGCAAACTCTGCCGGGATATCGAATTTGAGAATTTTATTTCGGCGTTCAGTTTTATGGCCCGGGTCGCCATGCGCGCGGAAAAGATCGACCATCACCCCGAGTGGAGCAACGTTTACAACAAAGTCAGTATTGCCCTTACCACCCACGATGCTGGCGGTTTATCGGCAAGAGATTTAGCCCTCGCTGACGCCATCGACAAAGAGCTTTAA